One window of the Sorghum bicolor cultivar BTx623 unplaced genomic scaffold, Sorghum_bicolor_NCBIv3 super_120, whole genome shotgun sequence genome contains the following:
- the LOC8155620 gene encoding protein CHUP1, chloroplastic isoform X1, with protein sequence MCWLIVIYLRGSGAFPSPLPIRIKSTNPTSMKQQVPSSNGHGSSIHSKSPVPQTRTSRAPPPKVKQPPATPGPGVKARPRPAASMVATRRQPAVPVTVRRVTMSTTESETVEEEVVRLRGEVDALRREVQRLLRLNQHQQHDAATNNIPQPPSKISISGGVVAAAPPPPPPPPPPPPPPRYQNQRVPSAPSTSPVSKATALVEMYNSLQTSNKKPSKHTDKSRSHHQHSSIVDELQNRSRHQLAIKEDVETKAEFINHLINKIHTSTYTGVEQVVTFVDWLDQHLSTLSDETAVLKHFNWPERKADALREAASEYRHLNCLLTEISSLRDEDDGGSGSEATATRRKISSLLDKLEKSMDRLVNLRRLAMPSYKEFRIPTDWMLDSGMASKMRLASVSLAKMYTETVLKELDCRDTAGTGNEAALVAQSVRFTYRVHQFAGGLDCEAMHAFEELRKRVQLVST encoded by the exons ATGTGTTGGTTGATTGTGATTTACCTG CGAGGTTCAGGAGCATTTCCATCTCCACTGCCTATCCGCATCAAATCAACCAACCCAACAAGCATGAAGCAACAAGTCCCGAGCAGCAACGGCCATGGCAGCAGCATCCATTCCAAGTCTCCTGTGCCACAAACGCGGACATCAAGAGCACCACCACCCAAAGTGAAGCAACCTCCTGCTACTCCAGGCCCAGGGGTGAAGGCCAGACCAAGACCGGCCGCCTCCATGGTAGCAACGAGGAGGCAGCCTGCTGTGCCCGTGACCGTGAGGAGGGTGACGATGAGCACCACGGAGTCGGAGACCgtagaggaggaggtggtgcggTTGCGCGGGGAGGTGGATGCCTTGCGGAGGGAGGTGCAGCGCCTGCTCCGCCTTAATCAACACCAACAGCATGATGCTGCAACCAACAACATTCCACAACCTCCTAGCAAGATTTCAATTTCCGGAGGAGTCGTTGCAGCtgcaccaccgccgccaccgccaccgccaccgccaccgccaccgccgcggtACCAAAACCAGCGAGTCCCTTCAGCTCCGAGCACAAGCCCGGTGAGCAAGGCCACTGCCCTGGTTGAGATGTACAACTCGCTGCAGACCAGCAACAAGAAGCCGTCGAAGCACACAGACAAAAGTAGAAGCCATCATCAGCATAGCAGCATTGTTGACGAGCTGCAGAACCGCTCCAGGCACCAGCTAGCG ATCAAAGAGGATGTGGAAACAAAAGCAGAGTTCATCAACCATCTCATCAACAAAATCCACACTAGTACTTACACTGGTGTGGAACAAGTAGTCACCTTTGTGGACTGGCTGGACCAACATCTTTCTACACTG TCTGATGAGACAGCCGTCTTGAAGCACTTCAACTGGCCTGAGAGGAAAGCTGATGCACTTCGTGAAGCGGCATCTGAATACCGACACCTCAATTGTCTTCTAACAGAGATCTCTTCCTTAAGAGACGAAGACGATGGTGGTAGTGGTAGTGAGGCCACAGCCACTCGCAGGAAGATTTCAAGCTTGCTAGACAA ATTGGAGAAGAGCATGGACAGATTGGTGAATCTAAGGAGATTGGCGATGCCATCCTACAAAGAGTTTAGGATTCCAACCGACTGGATGCTTGATTCAGGGATGGCCTCAAAG ATGAGATTGGCATCGGTGAGTCTGGCGAAAATGTATACCGAGACAGTCCTTAAGGAACTGGACTGCAGGGATACAGCTGGGACTGGGAACGAGGCTGCTCTGGTTGCTCAAAGTGTGCGCTTCACCTACAGGGTCCACCAG TTTGCTGGGGGACTTGACTGCGAAGCAATGCATGCCTTTGAAGAGCTAAGAAAGCGGGTTCAGCTGGTCTCTACATGA
- the LOC8155620 gene encoding protein CHUP1, chloroplastic isoform X2 yields MKQQVPSSNGHGSSIHSKSPVPQTRTSRAPPPKVKQPPATPGPGVKARPRPAASMVATRRQPAVPVTVRRVTMSTTESETVEEEVVRLRGEVDALRREVQRLLRLNQHQQHDAATNNIPQPPSKISISGGVVAAAPPPPPPPPPPPPPPRYQNQRVPSAPSTSPVSKATALVEMYNSLQTSNKKPSKHTDKSRSHHQHSSIVDELQNRSRHQLAIKEDVETKAEFINHLINKIHTSTYTGVEQVVTFVDWLDQHLSTLSDETAVLKHFNWPERKADALREAASEYRHLNCLLTEISSLRDEDDGGSGSEATATRRKISSLLDKLEKSMDRLVNLRRLAMPSYKEFRIPTDWMLDSGMASKMRLASVSLAKMYTETVLKELDCRDTAGTGNEAALVAQSVRFTYRVHQFAGGLDCEAMHAFEELRKRVQLVST; encoded by the exons ATGAAGCAACAAGTCCCGAGCAGCAACGGCCATGGCAGCAGCATCCATTCCAAGTCTCCTGTGCCACAAACGCGGACATCAAGAGCACCACCACCCAAAGTGAAGCAACCTCCTGCTACTCCAGGCCCAGGGGTGAAGGCCAGACCAAGACCGGCCGCCTCCATGGTAGCAACGAGGAGGCAGCCTGCTGTGCCCGTGACCGTGAGGAGGGTGACGATGAGCACCACGGAGTCGGAGACCgtagaggaggaggtggtgcggTTGCGCGGGGAGGTGGATGCCTTGCGGAGGGAGGTGCAGCGCCTGCTCCGCCTTAATCAACACCAACAGCATGATGCTGCAACCAACAACATTCCACAACCTCCTAGCAAGATTTCAATTTCCGGAGGAGTCGTTGCAGCtgcaccaccgccgccaccgccaccgccaccgccaccgccaccgccgcggtACCAAAACCAGCGAGTCCCTTCAGCTCCGAGCACAAGCCCGGTGAGCAAGGCCACTGCCCTGGTTGAGATGTACAACTCGCTGCAGACCAGCAACAAGAAGCCGTCGAAGCACACAGACAAAAGTAGAAGCCATCATCAGCATAGCAGCATTGTTGACGAGCTGCAGAACCGCTCCAGGCACCAGCTAGCG ATCAAAGAGGATGTGGAAACAAAAGCAGAGTTCATCAACCATCTCATCAACAAAATCCACACTAGTACTTACACTGGTGTGGAACAAGTAGTCACCTTTGTGGACTGGCTGGACCAACATCTTTCTACACTG TCTGATGAGACAGCCGTCTTGAAGCACTTCAACTGGCCTGAGAGGAAAGCTGATGCACTTCGTGAAGCGGCATCTGAATACCGACACCTCAATTGTCTTCTAACAGAGATCTCTTCCTTAAGAGACGAAGACGATGGTGGTAGTGGTAGTGAGGCCACAGCCACTCGCAGGAAGATTTCAAGCTTGCTAGACAA ATTGGAGAAGAGCATGGACAGATTGGTGAATCTAAGGAGATTGGCGATGCCATCCTACAAAGAGTTTAGGATTCCAACCGACTGGATGCTTGATTCAGGGATGGCCTCAAAG ATGAGATTGGCATCGGTGAGTCTGGCGAAAATGTATACCGAGACAGTCCTTAAGGAACTGGACTGCAGGGATACAGCTGGGACTGGGAACGAGGCTGCTCTGGTTGCTCAAAGTGTGCGCTTCACCTACAGGGTCCACCAG TTTGCTGGGGGACTTGACTGCGAAGCAATGCATGCCTTTGAAGAGCTAAGAAAGCGGGTTCAGCTGGTCTCTACATGA